The sequence GTTCTTTCATTTCTCAGAATAAGTCATGGCCCCTCAGAGAATGACATCGATCGTCATAATCAGTGGCATTGGTATCACTGACCATCTAATTATTTATTCTCAACAAGACCAGAAAGTTCTCCTATAGGTTTTTATTATTCCTCAATGCAAATAGCACATTTAGATGACTTAGCCCctccccaacaccccccccccNNNNNNNNNNNNNNNNNNNNccccccccccccaaaaaaaaaagagaaggaaaatacaACAAAAACTGGTTAGTAATAATCATTAAGAAGTTAAAAGCAGAGTCAACATACCTGATTAACCCGAAACTCTGAACGATCAAATCCAGGGACCACAATTTCTCGGAATATCATCATCTCCGGAACCACAGTCTTTAAGTTGCACCGATATATAATACCAGGAGTGAGGAAGCTAGTGAATCCAATAAAAACTTCAGTGTCTTTGCGCCTACCATTAATCCCATAAATTGTTCCAATATCAATTGGCAAACGATTTATCAATGAACCTGTTTCCATGTCTCTCACCTGTAGAACATACTTGACATCACTCAAGTAACTGACCAGAATTTGGTTTCCGTTAACAGCATAAGCTGATTCAAGCACATCTTTCTCAGATTCTCGGAGGACATCAGTCCAAACTGTTGGTTCCTTCAGATCCACTCGGACTAACTTATACTTGGGAGCATCTTTATTAGTCAAAAAGGTGAATATTGTGCCATCATTTGCAACAGCTCGGTAACTTGCTTCAAAATTGTCAACAAGCTTAGTAAAAGGAAGCATTTCATTTCTCTCCTTAAAACTTTCAAGCCCATTAGGTTGCAAAGACAAGTCACAGTAGTAAAGTTTGTTGACTGGATCACAGCCCTGCTTGATGTATAGTAGCACGAACTGCATATTAAAACAAAGAATTAAGTCAACTAGAGGAGTATGACACCAAATTTCTGCAATctctaaataaaataattggTTTGTGGATATTTTCCAGCAAATCACAAAGGGTAGCCTCAATTATTGATGATAAGAAATTAGTCTTGATAATTTCACTTTATATAACAGAGCAAGCAGTTTATGTAACTCCAATACTGGGACCAAAGAACAAAGTATTTGGGTTGAGGCAATAAGGTTATATTCACTTTAGTGATGAATGGAAGAAGCTGGCTAGGTGGACTTGCTCCAGAAGAAAATCTCTTATGACCATTTCACACAATTTTTCATCAAGCAATGGCAAGGGAAAAATAAGAATTGCCtggaaaatgaaatttcaagATGACTACAATATCAATATATCCTCCTGTTCTAGAGAAACAGTCCACAAGTTTGCAGGCTACATTGAGAGGGGTGAAAGAAATCAAATGACCACTCCTTCAACAAATAGGTCATCCACCCTATAAACCTCAAGATTAACAGGAAGCTAATATAAAGTAATGCCAAAAAATTAGGATGTGTGGCTTCAATGGTTCAGTGTGATTAGATAGTGTGTTACCTTCCCATCATCCATGACTTCAGCCCCGAACATATATTTCGGGTTTTCAGGATCCTTCCAACACAAAACATCTTGGGATTGGTCTGTACCCAAGAAATGATAGTAGAGCTCGTGATAAAGGTTCACATTCGTCTCAGTCCCAGCTTCTATTTGTTCTCCTTCCCTACAGTTCAGTACACATTATTATTCTCACAGAGCCATAAATCCTAAaatggtaagaatcaacctgAGCTTCTTAGCATGAATACTTAAATAGAAGCACAACTCACTTGGGAGCTGGATAGCGGCTATAGAAGAAACCTTTGCTATCATGGGTCCAACTAATTGATGAGAACTTAACCTGAGACAAGTAAATGTGCATAAACATTAGTGCAAACACACCCACCAAAACTCTTCTTCAGTCTTTGTATTGCAAGTTGGAATTGAGGTTGATGATTGATAATGCTCACCCACGAGAGAGTATCAGGCTCGACGGTCTTATCCTCAACTCGCATAACTTTAATGGTGACCCAATCACTGCCACTGGAGCTAAGCCCATAAGCCATGAACTTGGCATCCTCACTAACGGCATATACATTGAGAGCGACTGTTCCATCTTCACTGAGCCCATTTGGGTCAAGCAAAACCTCTGCTTTTCCATCCAAACTATCCTGAAAGAggggaaaaacccccaaatgagataagaaaaacagTGCTTCCCATTTCCCACCACCCCATTGACCTATTCCTCCTTAAACTCTTTAGCTGAGGTCGAGGCGCCAACCTGCACATAGAGGACATTTTGCGCTTGAAGCCCTGTGTTATGGGAGTAAAAGTACTTATGCTGTCGCTTAAACGGAGCACCAAACCGAGGGTGATCAAATAATTTGGTAATTTGTTGGTGAAACTTCTCCCTCGTATCGCAAGTTCGAAGCAGAGATTCAGTTAGACTCGCTTGCTTCTGGACGAAATCTTTAACTTCGTCTGCATCTGGGTCCTCAAGCCTGCCCAGAGAAAACACAATTGACAAAAAATGTAATTTAAattaagcttctttttttttttccacatttagaaagagaaatttgaaattttctccCATTACAGAACAGTACCATCGATACGGATCAGAGATTTTAAGACCATGATAGTCATCCACAACTGACTCGTCCATCCGAGCGAAAGGATACTTTAAGGACAGCTCTTCTGTGGCAGACAAGGAGCCCATCGAGGAGAGAGATGTTGATGAAACAGGGAAGAGGGCAAAgcgagaaggagagagaaggggaaggtGAGCTGGGA is a genomic window of Macadamia integrifolia cultivar HAES 741 chromosome 13, SCU_Mint_v3, whole genome shotgun sequence containing:
- the LOC122058832 gene encoding prolyl endopeptidase-like, which gives rise to MFSYARHAHDIAGPLLTCKVCRPLPHRLFSLVTNKQTRPYSFPAHLPLLSPSRFALFPVSSTSLSSMGSLSATEELSLKYPFARMDESVVDDYHGLKISDPYRWLEDPDADEVKDFVQKQASLTESLLRTCDTREKFHQQITKLFDHPRFGAPFKRQHKYFYSHNTGLQAQNVLYVQDSLDGKAEVLLDPNGLSEDGTVALNVYAVSEDAKFMAYGLSSSGSDWVTIKVMRVEDKTVEPDTLSWVKFSSISWTHDSKGFFYSRYPAPKEGEQIEAGTETNVNLYHELYYHFLGTDQSQDVLCWKDPENPKYMFGAEVMDDGKFVLLYIKQGCDPVNKLYYCDLSLQPNGLESFKERNEMLPFTKLVDNFEASYRAVANDGTIFTFLTNKDAPKYKLVRVDLKEPTVWTDVLRESEKDVLESAYAVNGNQILVSYLSDVKYVLQVRDMETGSLINRLPIDIGTIYGINGRRKDTEVFIGFTSFLTPGIIYRCNLKTVVPEMMIFREIVVPGFDRSEFRVNQVFVASKDGTKIPMFIVSKRNICLDGLNPCVLYGYGGFNISLTPWFSVNSIVLSRHLGAVFCIANIRGGGEYGEEWHKAGSLGKKQNCFDDFISAAEFLVSAGYTQPKKLCIEGGSNGGLLVAACINQRPDLFGCALAHVGVMDMLRFHKFTIGHAWTTDYGCSEKKEEFHWLVKYSPLHNVGRPWEKLHEKTCQYPATMLLTADHDDRVVPLHSLKLLATMQYILCTSLENSPQTNPIVGRIDCKAGHGAGRPTKKLIDEAADRYSFMAKMLGVSWMD